A DNA window from Methylobacterium sp. NMS14P contains the following coding sequences:
- a CDS encoding sigma-54-dependent transcriptional regulator, which produces MATILIVDDDRALRDGLAETVTDLGHTALPVASGSEALARLGEGPVAAVLLDLRMPGALDGMATLERIRALPEPPPVTVLTAFASPANTIEAMRLGAHDHLTKPIGRADLAAVLDAMLRDARSDPGSAAPPPGHPVLIGSSAGMRKVQKTIGLVADSASTILIQGETGTGKEEVARALHAFSRRRARPFVPVNCAAIPAEALESELFGHVRGAFAGATSDRAGAFHEAEGGTLFLDEIGDMPAAMQAKILRVIQDCVVTPLGGRSARVDVRLVAATHRDLPALVAEGGFRADLYYRLNVVPIALPPLRERLADIVPLAEHFLVPSGKRLSGGAASRLLAYEWPGNVRELRNVVERAAVLVRGGTIAAEAIDLPAARPERRGDDALADWLAGDLPGAVARLERTMIAAALREADGNRARAARRLGIQRQLLYAKIERYGLAAPGTDLSEETTDAVGNPDASAGTDPA; this is translated from the coding sequence ATGGCAACCATCCTGATCGTCGACGACGACAGAGCCCTGCGCGACGGGCTCGCCGAGACGGTGACCGACCTCGGGCACACCGCGCTCCCGGTCGCCTCCGGCTCGGAGGCGCTGGCGCGGCTGGGCGAGGGTCCGGTCGCTGCGGTGCTCCTCGACCTGCGCATGCCCGGCGCCCTCGACGGCATGGCCACGCTAGAGCGGATCCGCGCCCTGCCGGAGCCGCCCCCCGTGACGGTGCTGACGGCCTTCGCGAGCCCGGCCAACACCATCGAGGCGATGCGCCTCGGGGCGCACGACCACCTGACGAAGCCGATCGGCCGGGCCGACCTCGCCGCCGTCCTCGACGCGATGCTGCGCGACGCGCGCTCCGATCCCGGCAGCGCCGCCCCGCCGCCGGGCCATCCCGTCCTGATCGGGTCGAGCGCGGGCATGCGCAAGGTCCAGAAGACCATCGGCCTCGTCGCCGACAGCGCGTCCACGATCCTGATCCAGGGTGAGACCGGCACCGGCAAGGAGGAGGTCGCCCGGGCCCTGCACGCCTTCTCGCGGCGCCGCGCGCGGCCGTTCGTCCCGGTGAACTGCGCGGCGATCCCCGCCGAGGCCCTGGAGAGCGAGCTCTTCGGCCATGTCCGGGGCGCCTTCGCGGGGGCGACCTCCGACCGCGCCGGCGCCTTCCACGAGGCCGAGGGCGGCACCCTGTTCCTGGACGAGATCGGCGACATGCCGGCGGCGATGCAGGCCAAGATCCTGCGGGTGATCCAGGACTGCGTCGTGACCCCGCTGGGGGGCCGGTCCGCCAGGGTCGACGTCCGCCTCGTGGCGGCGACGCACCGCGACCTGCCGGCGCTCGTCGCCGAGGGCGGGTTCCGCGCCGACCTGTACTACCGGCTGAACGTCGTGCCGATCGCCCTGCCGCCCCTGCGCGAGCGCCTGGCCGACATCGTGCCGCTCGCCGAGCACTTCCTGGTTCCCTCCGGCAAGCGCCTGAGCGGCGGCGCCGCCTCGCGCCTGCTCGCCTACGAGTGGCCCGGCAACGTCCGCGAGCTGCGCAACGTCGTGGAGCGGGCCGCCGTGCTGGTGCGCGGCGGCACGATCGCCGCCGAGGCCATCGATCTGCCCGCCGCGCGGCCCGAGCGGCGCGGCGACGACGCGTTGGCCGACTGGCTCGCCGGCGACCTGCCCGGGGCCGTGGCCCGCCTGGAGCGGACCATGATCGCCGCCGCGCTCCGCGAGGCCGACGGCAACCGCGCCCGGGCGGCCCGCCGGCTCGGCATCCAGCGGCAGCTGCTCTACGCCAAGATCGAGCGCTACGGCCTCGCCGCGCCGGGGACCGATCTGTCGGAAGAGACGACAGATGCTGTCGGAAATCCCGACGCTTCGGCGGGCACCGACCCGGCCTGA
- a CDS encoding MFS transporter: protein MNRIETGARGAGSRTPSAKALRGLDALNFFLADVRDGLGPYLAIYLIAVRGPDQGWNEATTGLVMTIAGILGLVAQTPAGALIDATNHKRAVVIGGAIAVTASCLVLPFITNFYLVTATQSIAHVAGTIFPPALAAITLGLVGPKMFAKRIGRNEGFNHAGNAVSAALAGGLAYFFGPVVVFWLMGILAALSIGAMLLVPADAIDNDLARGMTEAEEQAHEKPSGLATLLQNRALLIFAVLCAIFHLANAAMLTSVGQLLTHISGKDHATSLIAVCIVAAQCVMVPVAIFVGAKADVIGRKPIFLTAFGILALRGVLYTLSDNPFWLVGVQLLDGIGAGVYGALFPIVVADLTRGGGRFNAAQGAVATAQGIGASLSATLAGVIIVSAGYSTAFLALAAIAALGFVLYFALMPETRDAVRAGSEPESGAGMPPAVPASA, encoded by the coding sequence ATGAACAGGATCGAGACGGGCGCCCGCGGCGCCGGCAGCCGGACGCCCTCGGCCAAGGCCCTGCGCGGCCTCGACGCGCTCAACTTCTTCCTGGCCGACGTGCGCGACGGCCTCGGCCCCTACCTCGCCATCTACCTGATCGCCGTGCGCGGCCCGGACCAGGGCTGGAACGAGGCCACCACCGGCCTCGTGATGACCATCGCGGGCATCCTCGGCCTCGTGGCGCAGACGCCCGCCGGCGCGCTGATCGACGCCACCAACCACAAGCGCGCGGTGGTCATCGGCGGCGCGATCGCGGTGACGGCCAGCTGCCTCGTCCTGCCGTTCATCACGAACTTCTACCTCGTCACCGCCACGCAATCGATCGCCCACGTCGCCGGGACGATCTTCCCGCCGGCGCTCGCCGCGATCACGCTGGGCCTCGTCGGGCCGAAGATGTTCGCCAAGCGGATCGGCCGCAACGAGGGCTTCAACCACGCCGGCAACGCGGTCTCCGCCGCTCTCGCGGGCGGGCTCGCCTACTTCTTCGGGCCGGTCGTGGTGTTCTGGCTGATGGGCATCCTGGCGGCGCTGTCGATCGGCGCCATGCTGCTGGTGCCGGCCGACGCCATCGACAACGACCTCGCCCGGGGCATGACCGAGGCGGAGGAGCAGGCGCATGAGAAGCCCTCCGGCCTCGCCACCCTGCTGCAGAACCGGGCGCTCCTGATCTTCGCGGTGCTCTGCGCGATCTTCCACCTCGCCAACGCGGCGATGCTGACCTCGGTGGGCCAGCTCCTGACGCACATCTCGGGCAAGGACCACGCGACCTCGCTGATCGCGGTCTGCATCGTGGCGGCGCAGTGCGTGATGGTGCCGGTGGCGATCTTCGTGGGCGCGAAGGCCGACGTGATCGGCCGCAAGCCGATCTTCCTCACCGCCTTCGGCATCCTGGCGCTGCGCGGCGTCCTCTACACGCTGTCGGACAACCCGTTCTGGCTGGTGGGCGTCCAGCTCCTCGACGGGATCGGCGCCGGCGTCTACGGCGCGCTGTTCCCGATCGTCGTCGCCGACCTGACCCGCGGCGGCGGTCGGTTCAACGCGGCGCAGGGTGCCGTGGCGACGGCCCAGGGGATCGGCGCCTCCCTGAGCGCGACCCTCGCCGGCGTGATCATCGTGTCGGCGGGTTACTCCACCGCCTTCCTGGCGCTGGCGGCCATCGCGGCGCTCGGCTTCGTCCTCTACTTCGCGCTGATGCCCGAGACCCGCGACGCGGTGCGCGCGGGCAGCGAGCCCGAGAGCGGCGCCGGCATGCCGCCGGCCGTTCCGGCGAGCGCCTGA
- a CDS encoding asparaginase yields MFSCRSGAALPLRGAVFALALASGFGAAPLVAREMPEAGTAAAVKKPNVVILATGGTIAGAGADAANSATYTAAKVPVDKLIAAVPQVNTIANVRGEQVFQIASESFTDAQLVQLGKRVSQLLKQDDVDGVVVTHGTDTLEETAFFLDLVVKSDKPIVVVGSMRPGTAISADGALNLLDAVTVAASKEAIGQGVTVTMNDYIQCGRDVNKRTNIVPSAFYSQWGPLGMVVEGKTYFFRSLTKRHNMSSEFDIDQIDSLPLVGIVYGSGNMIPGVYDAELQAGAKAIVNAGTGNGSVPGYLVDKLKDIRSKGAVVIRSSRVPDGFVLRNAEQPDDKYDWVVAHDLNPAKAKILAAVALTKTSDTKELQRIFWEY; encoded by the coding sequence ATGTTCTCCTGCCGAAGCGGCGCGGCTCTTCCCCTGCGCGGAGCGGTCTTCGCCCTGGCCCTGGCCAGCGGATTCGGGGCGGCGCCCCTCGTGGCCCGCGAGATGCCCGAGGCCGGCACCGCCGCCGCGGTGAAGAAGCCGAACGTGGTGATCCTCGCCACCGGCGGCACGATCGCCGGCGCCGGCGCCGATGCCGCCAACAGTGCCACCTACACGGCCGCCAAGGTGCCGGTCGACAAGCTGATCGCCGCCGTGCCGCAGGTGAACACCATCGCGAACGTCCGCGGCGAGCAGGTCTTCCAGATCGCCTCCGAGAGCTTCACCGACGCGCAGCTCGTCCAGCTCGGCAAGCGCGTGTCGCAGCTCCTGAAGCAGGACGACGTCGACGGCGTCGTCGTCACGCACGGGACCGACACCCTCGAGGAGACCGCGTTCTTCCTCGACCTCGTGGTGAAGAGCGACAAGCCGATCGTGGTGGTCGGCTCGATGCGGCCGGGCACGGCGATCTCGGCCGACGGCGCCCTCAACCTGCTCGACGCCGTCACGGTCGCCGCCAGCAAGGAGGCGATCGGCCAGGGCGTCACCGTGACGATGAACGACTACATCCAGTGCGGCCGCGACGTGAACAAGCGGACCAACATCGTGCCCAGCGCCTTCTACAGCCAGTGGGGCCCGCTCGGCATGGTGGTCGAGGGCAAGACCTACTTCTTCCGCTCGCTGACGAAGCGGCACAACATGAGCTCCGAGTTCGACATCGACCAGATCGACAGCCTGCCGCTGGTCGGCATCGTCTACGGCTCGGGCAACATGATCCCGGGCGTCTACGACGCCGAGCTCCAGGCCGGCGCCAAGGCGATCGTCAACGCCGGCACCGGCAACGGCTCGGTGCCGGGCTACCTCGTCGACAAGCTCAAGGACATCCGGTCCAAGGGCGCCGTCGTGATCCGCTCGTCGCGGGTGCCGGACGGCTTCGTCCTGCGCAACGCCGAGCAGCCCGACGACAAGTACGACTGGGTGGTCGCCCACGACCTCAACCCCGCCAAGGCCAAGATCCTGGCCGCCGTGGCGCTCACCAAGACCAGCGACACCAAGGAGCTGCAGCGCATCTTCTGGGAGTACTGA
- the edd gene encoding phosphogluconate dehydratase produces the protein MTELHPEVAAVTERVVARSRETRRAYLDLIAREREAGVRRGKLACGNLAHGFAASGEDKAAIRDERTVMNVGIVTAYNDMLSAHQPYGRYPEQIKLFARERGATAQVAGGTPAMCDGVTQGQSGMELSLFSRDTIALSTAVALSHGMFDGAALLGICDKIVPGLLIGALRFGHLPTILIPAGPMPSGLANKEKQRIRQLYAEGKVGRAELLESESASYHAAGTCTFYGTANSNQMMMDMMGLHMPGASFINPGTKLRQAVTRAAIHRLTEIGGAGNDYRPLGLCVDEKAIVNAAVGLLATGGSTNHAIHLPAIARAAGIVIDWEDIDRLSSAVPLIARVYPNGAGDVNHFHAAGGMSFVMAALLDAGLLHDDILTVAGQSLRDHARDPKLDGEELVFEDAVPESLDDTMLRRPGNPFQPDGGMRLVRGNLGRATFKTSAVEEHRRTIEAPARVFSDQDEVLKAFKAGELERDVVVVVRFQGPKANGMPELHKLTPPLGVLQDRGHKVALVTDGRMSGASGKVPAAIHLSPEALGGGPIGRIRDGDIVRLSAADGLLQVLVDDAEFAARPEAEAPEPAQGTGRELFAFMRHGADTAERGASAMLAAAGL, from the coding sequence ATGACCGAGCTTCATCCCGAGGTCGCGGCGGTCACCGAGCGCGTCGTGGCGCGCTCCCGCGAGACCCGGCGCGCCTATCTCGACCTGATCGCCCGCGAGCGCGAGGCGGGGGTCCGGCGCGGCAAGCTCGCCTGCGGCAACCTCGCCCACGGCTTCGCGGCGTCCGGCGAGGACAAGGCGGCGATCCGCGACGAGCGGACGGTGATGAACGTCGGCATCGTCACCGCCTACAACGACATGCTCTCGGCCCATCAGCCCTACGGGCGCTACCCGGAGCAGATCAAGCTGTTCGCCCGGGAGCGCGGCGCCACCGCGCAGGTCGCGGGCGGCACGCCGGCCATGTGCGACGGCGTCACCCAGGGCCAGAGCGGCATGGAGCTGTCGCTGTTCTCCCGGGACACGATCGCGCTCTCCACCGCGGTCGCGCTGAGCCACGGCATGTTCGACGGCGCGGCGCTGCTCGGCATCTGCGACAAGATCGTGCCGGGCCTGCTGATCGGGGCGCTCCGCTTCGGCCACCTGCCGACGATCCTGATCCCGGCCGGCCCGATGCCCTCCGGCCTCGCCAACAAGGAGAAGCAGCGGATCCGCCAGCTCTACGCCGAGGGCAAGGTCGGCCGGGCGGAGCTGCTCGAATCCGAGTCGGCCTCCTACCACGCGGCCGGGACCTGCACGTTCTACGGCACCGCGAACTCGAACCAGATGATGATGGACATGATGGGCCTGCACATGCCGGGCGCGTCCTTCATCAATCCCGGCACGAAGCTGCGCCAAGCCGTGACCCGGGCGGCGATCCACCGGCTCACCGAGATCGGCGGCGCCGGCAACGATTACCGGCCCCTCGGCCTCTGCGTCGACGAGAAGGCGATCGTGAACGCCGCGGTCGGCCTGCTCGCCACGGGCGGATCGACCAACCACGCGATCCACCTGCCGGCCATCGCGCGCGCGGCCGGCATCGTCATCGACTGGGAGGACATCGACCGCCTCTCCAGCGCCGTGCCGCTGATCGCCCGCGTCTACCCGAACGGCGCCGGCGACGTGAACCATTTCCACGCCGCGGGCGGCATGAGCTTCGTGATGGCGGCGCTGCTCGACGCGGGCCTCCTGCACGACGACATCCTGACCGTGGCGGGCCAGTCGCTGCGCGACCACGCCCGCGACCCGAAGCTGGACGGCGAGGAGCTGGTCTTCGAGGACGCGGTGCCGGAGAGCCTCGACGACACGATGCTGCGTCGTCCCGGCAACCCGTTCCAGCCCGACGGCGGCATGCGGCTCGTGAGGGGCAATCTCGGCCGGGCGACGTTCAAGACCAGCGCCGTGGAGGAGCATCGCCGCACCATCGAGGCCCCGGCCCGGGTCTTCTCCGACCAGGACGAGGTGCTGAAGGCCTTCAAGGCCGGCGAGCTGGAGCGGGACGTCGTCGTCGTGGTCCGGTTCCAGGGCCCGAAGGCCAACGGCATGCCCGAGCTGCACAAGCTCACCCCGCCGCTCGGCGTGCTGCAGGATCGCGGCCACAAGGTCGCGCTGGTGACGGACGGGCGCATGTCGGGGGCGTCGGGCAAGGTCCCGGCCGCCATCCACCTGAGCCCCGAGGCGCTCGGCGGCGGCCCGATCGGACGGATCCGCGACGGTGACATCGTCCGCCTCAGCGCCGCCGATGGGCTGCTGCAGGTTCTGGTCGACGACGCGGAATTCGCGGCCCGCCCCGAGGCCGAGGCGCCGGAGCCCGCGCAGGGCACCGGGCGGGAGCTGTTCGCGTTCATGCGTCACGGGGCCGACACGGCGGAGCGTGGCGCCTCGGCGATGCTCGCCGCCGCCGGCCTCTGA
- the eda gene encoding bifunctional 4-hydroxy-2-oxoglutarate aldolase/2-dehydro-3-deoxy-phosphogluconate aldolase, producing MNDLTSIDALMRSVPVIPVLVIDDAAQARPIAEALVRGGLTALEVTLRTPAALDVIREMTRVEGAVVGAGTVLNPRDLEKALAAGAEFIVSPGLTEPLTDAAKANGVPYLPGVATAADIMRGLDHGLDRFKFFPAEAAGGIKALKAHAAVFGAVRFCPTGGITEATAPDWLAIPSVLCVGGSWVVKPGAPDPAAIERAARAAAGLRTA from the coding sequence ATGAACGATCTGACCAGCATCGACGCGCTGATGCGCTCCGTGCCCGTCATTCCGGTCCTGGTGATCGACGACGCGGCCCAGGCGCGGCCCATCGCCGAGGCCCTGGTGAGGGGCGGACTGACCGCCCTGGAGGTCACCCTGCGCACCCCGGCCGCCCTCGACGTCATCCGGGAGATGACCCGGGTCGAGGGCGCGGTGGTGGGCGCCGGGACGGTCCTCAACCCGCGCGATCTCGAGAAGGCCCTGGCGGCGGGGGCCGAGTTCATCGTCTCGCCGGGCCTCACGGAGCCGCTGACCGACGCCGCCAAGGCCAACGGCGTGCCCTACCTGCCCGGCGTCGCCACGGCGGCCGACATCATGCGCGGCCTCGACCACGGGCTCGACCGGTTCAAGTTCTTCCCGGCCGAGGCCGCGGGCGGGATCAAGGCGCTGAAGGCGCACGCGGCGGTGTTCGGCGCGGTGCGGTTCTGCCCGACGGGCGGGATCACCGAGGCGACCGCTCCCGACTGGCTGGCGATCCCGTCCGTGCTCTGCGTGGGCGGCAGCTGGGTGGTGAAGCCCGGCGCCCCCGACCCGGCGGCGATCGAGCGGGCGGCCCGGGCCGCCGCTGGGTTGCGGACGGCGTAA
- a CDS encoding ABC transporter ATP-binding protein/permease, which translates to MAALRTGLGIQAVLTALAALILLAFPGIPSPPLYVSLAGFAMAGILIASNGISAYLKVFVSVYGVGYLLLAGSKTIAAMELLPPVIAALLPPAFAATGAVVFAAIVLGISHLEPIRAITNIADPYFANRDKPTKEIGLFRWFGTTEGRIGRNLVALSIFVNFADVALTLRFNFFYRDMYNSLQEYNASAFWYQLLWVFIPLATLNIAIGMFDLFVDSSLLIRWRTWLTHSLYERWLGNGTHYRIPFTDEEADNPDQRIQADVNSFIVQTTTLSIRLLSQAAQLVSFIVILWTLSRDFVVPFTDTVIPGFLVWLVIAYAVVGTWLTHLIGRPLIGLDFRQEQVEANFRFALARNRIYSEQIALLRGERAEASRLSTLFHSVIDNYVGIIFRRIKLIAFTFSYRQASVIFPMVLAAPSFFAKKITLGALQQTSQAFSQVQSSLSFFVDSYTTLAAYKANTNRLGSFRRAMTKAEALESAGYGLVQGNESSGDVTARGLVLALPNGKPIVTADALTLPRGGATLVTGPSGSGKSTLFRAIAGIWPFGKGRVDVPAGQSALLLPQRPYIPQGTLRGAVVYPNTTDQFPDTAIKDALTAAQLTHLVDHLDETDTWERRLSGGEQQRLAIARALLAKPEWLFLDEATASLDEPSEAALYRMLRERLPGTTIVSIGHRSTLDAFHDRRIALEPESGVFVPRVQRQPLPAE; encoded by the coding sequence GTGGCAGCACTCAGGACCGGACTGGGCATCCAGGCCGTGCTCACGGCTCTGGCCGCGCTGATCCTTCTGGCGTTTCCCGGAATCCCGAGCCCGCCGCTCTACGTGTCCCTCGCCGGCTTCGCCATGGCGGGCATCCTGATCGCCTCGAACGGCATCTCCGCCTATCTCAAGGTCTTCGTCTCGGTCTACGGCGTCGGCTACCTGCTGCTCGCCGGATCGAAGACGATCGCCGCCATGGAGCTGCTGCCGCCGGTGATCGCGGCGCTGCTCCCGCCGGCCTTCGCCGCCACCGGCGCGGTGGTCTTCGCCGCCATCGTGCTCGGCATCTCGCACCTCGAGCCGATCCGCGCGATCACCAACATCGCCGACCCGTACTTCGCCAACCGCGACAAGCCGACCAAGGAGATCGGCCTGTTCCGCTGGTTCGGCACGACCGAAGGGCGGATCGGCCGCAATCTCGTGGCGCTGTCGATCTTCGTGAACTTTGCCGACGTGGCGCTGACGCTGCGGTTCAATTTCTTCTACCGCGACATGTACAATTCGCTCCAGGAATACAACGCGAGCGCGTTCTGGTACCAGCTGCTGTGGGTGTTCATCCCGCTCGCCACGCTGAACATCGCCATCGGCATGTTCGACCTGTTCGTGGATTCCTCGCTGCTGATCCGCTGGCGCACGTGGCTGACCCACAGCCTCTACGAGCGCTGGCTCGGCAACGGCACGCATTACCGGATCCCGTTCACCGACGAGGAGGCGGACAACCCGGATCAGCGTATCCAGGCCGACGTCAACAGCTTCATCGTTCAGACCACGACGCTGTCGATCCGCCTCCTCAGCCAGGCCGCGCAGCTCGTCTCGTTCATCGTGATCCTCTGGACCCTGTCGCGCGACTTCGTCGTGCCGTTCACCGACACGGTGATCCCGGGCTTCCTGGTCTGGCTGGTGATCGCCTACGCGGTGGTCGGCACGTGGCTCACCCACCTGATCGGCCGACCGCTCATCGGGCTCGACTTCCGGCAGGAGCAGGTCGAGGCGAATTTCCGCTTCGCGCTGGCGCGGAACCGCATCTACTCGGAGCAGATCGCCCTGCTGCGCGGCGAGCGCGCGGAGGCCTCGCGGCTCTCGACGCTGTTCCACAGCGTGATCGACAACTACGTCGGGATCATCTTCCGCCGCATCAAGCTGATCGCCTTCACGTTCAGCTACCGGCAGGCGAGCGTGATCTTCCCGATGGTGCTGGCCGCGCCCTCCTTCTTCGCCAAGAAGATCACGCTGGGCGCGCTCCAGCAGACCTCCCAGGCTTTCAGCCAGGTGCAGAGCTCGCTGTCGTTCTTCGTCGATTCGTACACGACGCTGGCGGCCTACAAGGCCAACACCAACCGTCTCGGCTCCTTCCGCCGGGCCATGACCAAGGCCGAGGCGCTGGAATCGGCCGGCTACGGGCTCGTCCAGGGCAACGAGAGCAGCGGCGACGTCACCGCGCGCGGCCTCGTTCTCGCCCTTCCCAACGGGAAGCCGATCGTCACCGCCGACGCGCTGACCCTGCCGCGCGGCGGCGCGACCCTGGTCACGGGTCCCTCCGGCTCGGGCAAGTCGACCCTGTTCCGGGCGATCGCGGGGATCTGGCCGTTCGGCAAGGGCCGGGTCGACGTGCCCGCCGGTCAGTCGGCCCTGCTGCTGCCGCAGCGACCCTACATCCCGCAGGGGACCCTGCGCGGCGCCGTGGTCTACCCGAATACCACCGACCAGTTCCCGGACACGGCGATCAAGGATGCCCTGACGGCCGCCCAGCTCACCCACCTCGTCGACCACCTCGACGAGACCGACACCTGGGAGCGGCGGCTGTCGGGCGGCGAGCAGCAGCGGCTGGCCATCGCCCGCGCGCTGCTGGCGAAGCCCGAATGGCTGTTCCTCGACGAGGCGACGGCCTCCCTCGACGAGCCCTCGGAGGCGGCCCTCTACCGGATGCTGCGCGAGCGGCTTCCCGGCACGACGATCGTGTCGATCGGCCACCGCTCGACGCTGGACGCCTTCCACGACCGGCGCATCGCCCTCGAGCCGGAGAGCGGCGTGTTCGTCCCGCGGGTGCAGAGGCAGCCGCTGCCGGCGGAGTGA